A part of Flavobacteriaceae bacterium GSB9 genomic DNA contains:
- a CDS encoding cytochrome d ubiquinol oxidase subunit II, with product MLYVVILFLLVSLLLYVILAGADFGAGIVELFSSEQNQKITKKTIYSVMGPVWEANHIWIIILVVILWVGFPGFYNVLVVYLHIPLTLVLLGITLRGVAFVFRHYDAYKDKSQIVYDWLFRVSSFVTPVFLGMTAGAMVSGELIITENYGNFTFAELFINPWLNGFSIWVGLFFAALCAFLTSILLIGETTSVNRHIYVRKSRIATVSVIILGFVVLSYGLMYDVVFVTDFLKNPYTIGLIILSGILIFPLMRSIKKARRIVSRTLAGLQVVLIIIAALITHYPYLIIASNTEMSIIETVATQGTIKVLGISLIIGGLIILPGVFHLFKSFKMIKILE from the coding sequence ATGCTTTACGTTGTTATACTTTTTTTATTAGTATCGCTATTACTTTATGTTATTTTAGCTGGAGCCGATTTTGGTGCTGGTATTGTTGAATTGTTCTCTTCTGAACAAAACCAAAAAATCACGAAAAAAACCATTTACAGTGTTATGGGTCCTGTCTGGGAAGCCAACCATATTTGGATTATCATTTTGGTTGTAATTCTCTGGGTTGGATTTCCTGGTTTTTACAATGTACTTGTAGTTTATTTACACATTCCATTAACCTTGGTACTTTTGGGCATTACATTACGAGGTGTCGCTTTTGTATTTAGGCATTATGATGCTTATAAAGATAAATCTCAAATAGTTTACGATTGGCTTTTTAGAGTATCTAGTTTTGTAACCCCTGTATTTTTGGGAATGACAGCTGGAGCCATGGTTTCTGGTGAATTGATTATTACAGAAAATTATGGCAATTTTACGTTTGCCGAACTATTTATCAACCCTTGGTTAAATGGTTTTTCAATTTGGGTAGGTTTATTTTTTGCGGCCTTATGTGCGTTTTTAACCTCTATTCTTCTTATTGGAGAAACTACAAGTGTAAACCGTCATATTTATGTTAGAAAATCAAGAATAGCCACGGTTTCGGTCATCATCCTTGGTTTTGTGGTATTAAGTTATGGGCTTATGTATGATGTTGTTTTTGTTACCGATTTTCTTAAAAACCCATATACAATTGGCCTGATTATACTTTCTGGAATATTGATTTTTCCGCTTATGCGAAGTATAAAAAAAGCCAGACGTATAGTAAGTAGAACTTTAGCCGGGTTACAGGTGGTTTTGATTATAATTGCAGCATTAATTACACATTATCCTTATTTGATAATTGCTTCAAATACCGAAATGAGTATTATTGAAACTGTTGCTACCCAGGGCACAATAAAAGTTTTGGGAATTTCGCTAATAATTGGTGGTCTCATTATTCTTCCGGGGGTTTTTCACCTTTTTAAGTCGTTTAAGATGATAAAAATTTTGGAATAA
- a CDS encoding cytochrome ubiquinol oxidase subunit I, producing MDNLDAARLQMAFTLIFHIVFACIGMVMPFFMVISHKKWLNTRNPIYLKLTKSWQKGVAIFFVTGAVSGTALSFELGLLWPEFMKYAGPIIGMPFSLEGAAFFVEAIALGFYLYGWDKIPEKFHWFTGVIVGISGVASGILVVSANGWMNAPSGFDYINGQFLNIDPVKALFNPAWFTQALHMTLAAFTATSFAVAGIHAFQIYKRRQIELHKKAFKIAITFGAIAAIIQPISGDLSAKDVAKRQPVKLAAMEAHYETTNGAPLYIGGIVNQTNKTVSHKIEIPKALSFLAFGDFNAEVKGLNDFPDDVKPNVATVHYAFQIMVGIGTLLMIAGMLFFISLKRKSWWQKNWFWLLFAILAPFGFMALEAGWIVTEVGRQPWIIHNIMRTKDAVTPMPGMIYSFYFYLLLYGMLTVSVTWLMTRQVKALNNPKSA from the coding sequence ATGGACAATTTAGATGCCGCCAGGTTACAAATGGCATTTACCCTTATTTTTCACATTGTATTTGCTTGTATTGGAATGGTTATGCCCTTTTTTATGGTTATTTCACATAAAAAATGGCTAAATACACGCAACCCTATTTATTTAAAACTCACCAAATCATGGCAAAAAGGTGTCGCTATTTTCTTTGTTACAGGAGCTGTTTCAGGCACAGCATTGTCTTTCGAGTTAGGCTTGTTATGGCCTGAGTTTATGAAGTATGCCGGTCCCATAATTGGGATGCCCTTTTCATTGGAAGGAGCTGCTTTTTTTGTAGAAGCCATCGCTTTAGGTTTTTATCTTTATGGATGGGATAAAATCCCTGAAAAGTTCCATTGGTTCACAGGTGTTATAGTTGGCATTTCTGGAGTAGCATCTGGCATTTTGGTAGTATCTGCCAATGGTTGGATGAATGCACCTTCTGGTTTCGATTATATAAATGGACAATTTTTAAATATAGATCCTGTTAAGGCCCTCTTCAACCCAGCTTGGTTTACACAAGCACTGCACATGACTTTAGCCGCGTTTACAGCTACAAGCTTTGCCGTGGCAGGTATTCACGCCTTTCAAATTTATAAGCGACGGCAAATAGAATTACACAAAAAAGCATTTAAAATAGCTATAACATTTGGTGCAATTGCTGCTATCATACAACCTATAAGCGGTGACCTTTCAGCAAAAGATGTTGCCAAACGCCAGCCTGTTAAATTGGCCGCTATGGAAGCCCATTACGAAACTACCAATGGTGCACCACTATATATAGGTGGTATTGTCAATCAAACAAACAAAACGGTTTCCCATAAAATTGAAATCCCCAAAGCATTGTCTTTTTTAGCTTTTGGCGATTTTAATGCCGAGGTAAAAGGCCTAAACGATTTTCCTGATGATGTTAAACCCAATGTAGCCACAGTGCATTATGCCTTTCAAATTATGGTGGGCATCGGTACCTTGCTTATGATAGCTGGTATGTTATTCTTTATCAGTTTAAAAAGAAAATCGTGGTGGCAAAAAAATTGGTTTTGGTTATTATTTGCCATACTTGCACCGTTTGGCTTTATGGCTTTGGAAGCCGGATGGATTGTTACCGAAGTAGGCAGGCAACCTTGGATTATTCATAACATTATGCGAACCAAAGATGCCGTTACTCCCATGCCAGGAATGATTTATAGTTTCTATTTTTATCTATTGCTTTACGGAATGCTTACCGTGTCGGTAACTTGGTTGATGACAAGACAAGTAAAAGCACTAAACAATCCTAAATCCGCTTAA
- a CDS encoding SDR family oxidoreductase — MSKVVLITGGSSGIGKSIGEFLTQKGFKVYGTSRNPEKYSGSRFPILALDVKKVDTIRHTVSEIISKENRLDVLINNAGAGITGPIEEIPEAEIKNNFETNFFGPINVIKSVLPQMRKQQSGLVINVTSIAGYMGLPYRGVYSASKGALELLTEAFRMELKDFNVEMTNVAPGDFATNIAAGRYHAPLKNDSPYHKVYGKTLELMNEHVDGGSNPDVMAEAVYKIINTPKPKVHYKVGEFMQKFSIVLKRILPDKIYEKLLMNHYKIK, encoded by the coding sequence ATGTCTAAAGTTGTTTTGATAACGGGAGGTTCTTCTGGAATAGGAAAATCTATTGGCGAATTTTTAACCCAAAAAGGTTTTAAGGTTTATGGTACGAGCCGGAACCCTGAAAAGTACAGTGGTAGTAGGTTCCCTATTTTAGCTTTGGATGTAAAAAAGGTCGATACCATAAGGCATACGGTTTCTGAAATTATTTCAAAGGAAAACCGACTTGACGTACTTATAAATAATGCAGGTGCCGGCATTACAGGACCTATTGAAGAAATCCCTGAAGCGGAGATAAAAAACAACTTTGAGACTAATTTTTTTGGTCCTATAAATGTTATAAAATCTGTATTACCCCAAATGCGTAAACAACAATCTGGCTTGGTTATTAACGTTACTTCAATTGCTGGCTATATGGGGTTGCCTTACCGTGGTGTTTATAGTGCTAGCAAAGGCGCTTTAGAGCTTTTAACCGAAGCCTTTAGAATGGAGTTGAAAGACTTTAATGTTGAAATGACCAACGTAGCACCTGGCGATTTTGCAACCAATATAGCTGCAGGACGTTACCATGCGCCGCTAAAAAATGATTCGCCATATCATAAGGTTTATGGTAAAACCCTAGAATTAATGAATGAGCACGTTGATGGAGGAAGTAATCCGGATGTGATGGCAGAGGCGGTCTATAAAATTATCAATACGCCAAAACCTAAAGTACATTACAAAGTAGGGGAATTTATGCAGAAGTTTTCTATTGTGTTAAAACGTATTCTACCCGATAAAATTTATGAAAAATTACTAATGAACCACTACAAAATCAAGTAG
- a CDS encoding ATP-binding cassette domain-containing protein: MLSVSNLSVQFGKRVLFDEVNTTFNNGNCYGIIGANGSGKSTFLRILSGKQEPTSGHVSLETGKRMSVLEQEHNLYDEHTVLETVLMGNKPLFKIKTEIDALYADYSDENAEKIGELQVEFEEMNGWNADSDAAALLSNLGIKEDLHYSMMADLDGKQKVRVLLAQALFGNPDVLIMDEPTNDLDYETISWLENFLANYDNCVIVVSHDRHFLDAVCTHISDIDFGKINHYSGNYTFWYESSQLAAKQRAQQNKKAEEKKKELEEFIRRFSANVAKSKQATSRKKMIDKLNIEDIRPTSRRYPAIIFEREREAGDQILNVEGLAASLDGDVLFKDIDLNLAKGDKVVVFSRDSRATTAFYQILNDKEKADAGKFSWGVTTTQSYLPLDNSEYFNNDLNLIDWLRQWAKTEEEREEVNIRGFLGKMIFSGEEAFKKSSVLSGGEKVRCMLSRMMMQRANVLQLDEPTNHLDLESITAFNNSLKNFKGTVLFTTHDHEFAQTVANRVVELTPNGVIDRYMSFDDYMQDKKIKELRDKMYAVTA, encoded by the coding sequence ATGTTATCAGTATCAAATCTTTCGGTTCAGTTTGGAAAACGCGTGCTTTTTGATGAAGTAAACACCACATTCAACAACGGTAATTGTTACGGCATTATTGGTGCGAATGGCTCTGGAAAATCAACTTTTTTACGAATTCTTTCAGGAAAACAAGAACCTACTTCCGGACATGTCTCGCTTGAAACCGGAAAACGTATGTCGGTGCTGGAGCAGGAGCATAATTTGTACGATGAACATACGGTTTTAGAAACGGTGTTGATGGGGAATAAACCCTTATTTAAAATTAAAACCGAAATTGATGCGCTTTACGCAGATTATTCTGATGAAAATGCCGAGAAAATAGGAGAACTTCAGGTAGAATTTGAAGAAATGAATGGTTGGAATGCCGACAGTGATGCGGCGGCTCTACTTTCTAATTTAGGAATCAAAGAAGATTTGCACTACAGCATGATGGCCGATTTGGATGGTAAACAAAAGGTACGCGTGCTTTTGGCTCAGGCTTTGTTTGGTAATCCGGATGTACTAATTATGGATGAGCCAACCAACGACCTGGATTACGAAACTATATCGTGGTTGGAAAACTTCTTGGCTAATTATGATAATTGCGTGATTGTAGTATCGCACGACCGTCACTTTTTAGACGCTGTTTGTACACATATTTCAGATATCGATTTTGGCAAAATAAATCATTATTCGGGTAACTATACGTTTTGGTACGAATCGTCGCAACTTGCGGCCAAGCAACGTGCACAGCAAAACAAAAAAGCAGAGGAAAAGAAAAAGGAACTTGAAGAATTTATTCGTCGTTTTTCTGCCAACGTAGCCAAAAGTAAGCAGGCTACCAGTAGAAAAAAGATGATTGATAAATTGAATATTGAAGATATTCGTCCTACCAGTCGTCGTTACCCAGCAATTATTTTTGAGCGTGAACGTGAAGCGGGAGACCAAATTTTAAACGTTGAAGGTCTTGCTGCTTCGTTGGATGGTGATGTGTTGTTTAAGGATATTGATTTAAATCTAGCAAAGGGTGACAAAGTTGTTGTGTTTTCTAGGGATTCGAGAGCAACTACAGCATTCTATCAAATTTTAAATGATAAGGAAAAGGCCGATGCCGGAAAATTTTCTTGGGGTGTTACCACTACACAATCGTATTTGCCTTTAGACAACAGTGAATATTTTAATAACGATTTAAATTTAATTGATTGGTTGCGCCAATGGGCAAAAACCGAAGAAGAACGCGAAGAAGTAAATATTCGTGGCTTTTTGGGTAAAATGATTTTTAGTGGTGAAGAAGCTTTTAAAAAGTCGTCAGTATTATCTGGAGGCGAAAAAGTAAGGTGTATGCTCTCTAGAATGATGATGCAAAGGGCCAATGTTTTACAACTCGACGAACCTACCAACCACTTAGATTTGGAGAGTATTACGGCGTTCAACAATTCACTTAAAAACTTTAAAGGCACTGTGTTGTTTACCACGCACGACCATGAGTTTGCGCAAACCGTAGCGAATAGAGTAGTGGAGCTTACACCAAATGGGGTAATAGATCGCTATATGAGCTTTGATGATTATATGCAAGACAAAAAAATAAAAGAATTAAGAGATAAAATGTATGCGGTAACGGCTTAA
- a CDS encoding DUF2007 domain-containing protein, which translates to MSNYIKVFSGNFNEVQHIFSELEKINICAIIKDESESARLAGFGYPGRRLQEIHVHKDELKRALPLVEELTSELKE; encoded by the coding sequence ATGTCTAATTATATTAAAGTATTCTCGGGAAATTTCAACGAAGTTCAACACATTTTCAGTGAATTGGAAAAAATAAATATATGCGCCATCATAAAAGATGAATCTGAATCGGCCAGACTAGCTGGGTTTGGCTATCCAGGCCGAAGACTTCAAGAAATACATGTTCATAAAGACGAACTTAAGAGAGCCTTGCCTCTTGTTGAGGAACTGACATCGGAGTTGAAGGAATAA
- a CDS encoding glutaminyl-peptide cyclotransferase, with protein MSTIKYLTIIFLTALTFSCGSNTGSKKSDFSIKTNAKKGNISNNETLKLSLENKKGHTIDSVLYTLNGKRIKANTVLKNIKLGEHTIKATVHFNGEKQETTYPITILNSEVPKIYGYKIVNEYPHDITSYTQGIEFFNDTLYESTGQYRESKLRKVNYKTGEIIKNLNLANEYFGEGLTILNNKVYQLTWQKGIGFVYSVNTFEKLDSFKYGNSKEGWGLCNDDDILYKSDGTEKIWMLNPETLVEEDYIQVCTNKGKIVGINEMEWIEGKIYANRYQKNGVAIINPKNGAVEGVIDFTPLKNKVTQHQGLDVLNGIAYNPKTKTIFVTGKRWDKLFEVEIVEK; from the coding sequence ATGAGTACCATCAAATATCTAACAATCATATTTTTAACTGCCCTTACTTTTAGTTGCGGCTCTAACACAGGTAGTAAAAAAAGTGATTTTAGCATTAAAACCAATGCTAAAAAAGGCAACATATCCAATAATGAAACCTTAAAATTGTCTTTAGAAAACAAAAAAGGGCATACTATTGATTCGGTTCTTTACACCCTAAACGGAAAAAGAATTAAAGCTAATACCGTTTTGAAAAATATAAAATTAGGAGAGCACACCATTAAAGCGACGGTACATTTCAATGGCGAAAAACAAGAAACCACCTACCCCATTACTATTTTAAATAGTGAAGTCCCTAAAATTTACGGTTATAAAATCGTTAATGAATACCCACACGACATTACTTCTTATACCCAAGGTATTGAGTTTTTTAACGATACGCTTTATGAAAGTACAGGCCAATACAGAGAATCTAAACTGAGAAAAGTAAATTATAAAACAGGTGAAATAATAAAAAACCTAAATTTAGCCAACGAATATTTTGGCGAAGGTCTCACGATTTTAAACAACAAAGTGTATCAGCTTACATGGCAAAAAGGAATTGGTTTTGTTTATAGTGTAAATACTTTTGAAAAACTAGACAGCTTCAAATACGGAAACAGTAAAGAAGGCTGGGGTTTGTGCAACGATGACGATATTTTATACAAAAGCGATGGGACAGAAAAAATTTGGATGTTGAATCCTGAAACTTTAGTTGAAGAAGATTACATTCAAGTTTGTACCAACAAAGGAAAAATAGTTGGAATCAATGAAATGGAATGGATTGAAGGAAAAATATATGCCAATCGCTACCAAAAAAATGGGGTTGCTATTATTAATCCAAAAAATGGAGCTGTTGAAGGCGTTATAGACTTTACACCTTTAAAAAACAAAGTAACACAACATCAAGGTTTGGATGTGCTTAACGGCATTGCCTACAACCCAAAAACAAAAACCATATTCGTTACGGGCAAACGTTGGGATAAATTGTTTGAAGTTGAAATAGTTGAGAAATAA
- a CDS encoding DUF2007 domain-containing protein: MTNYINVFTGAYAIAQRLVAALENEDIIPVVKDRTDSGLTSLFGGESGSIQQVLVHKDEVARAMPIVEKLTSELEA; the protein is encoded by the coding sequence ATGACAAACTACATTAATGTATTTACGGGAGCTTACGCCATAGCACAACGCCTTGTTGCTGCTCTGGAAAATGAAGACATTATTCCTGTGGTTAAAGATAGAACCGACTCAGGGTTAACCTCTCTTTTTGGTGGGGAAAGCGGATCCATTCAACAAGTTTTGGTACATAAAGATGAAGTAGCACGCGCTATGCCTATTGTTGAAAAATTAACTTCAGAACTTGAAGCTTAA
- a CDS encoding TonB-dependent receptor, with the protein MLQSRILLVLFLFSISILSAHEISGRVISKEKGLPIQGVGVYNKTNGAYTYTNISGYFELDDVALNDEIFFYSLGYENTSIVITEIELSTKFIVALNEAPASLDQVLVVSKANVLSTFLNVDLKTNPVKSSQEILHKVPGLIIGQHAGGGKAEQIFLRGFDIDHGTDIAINVDGMPVNMVSHAHGQGYSDMHFIIPETIGNIDFAKGSYYANKGNFNTAGYVDIGTKKTIKNNLIAIEAGQFNTLRTLAMTKLFEEEYSSAYMASELMLSDGVFESPQNFNRLNIMGRYHFNNHQDQEFNLSVSHFQSKWDASGQIPVRAVEQGLIGRFGAIDDTEGGNTNRSNVWINHTKQLDAHSKIKTNAYISKYDFELFSNFTFFLEDPVNGDQIHQKENRTIIGASSVYDHTIHLKNNNSHLRYELGTGFRYDDVNDVQLSKTINRQTILERLAFGNVDELNAFAFANLNYKIGNWTLNPGVRFDYFKFDYENLLTETYDNQSENNIKISPKLNVIYAASSKLQLFAKTGLGYHSNDTRVVVANKGEEILPTSFGCDLGVIYKPLNRLVFNAALWNLFLQQEFVYVGDAGIVEPSGKTERYGVDFGMRYQLNDWLFFNTDLNYTYARSSEEPDGENYIPLAPDLTSSGGLSIKNWKNLSGGINYRFIKDRPANEDNSIIAEGYFVTDLNLNYTLNNWTFGVIVENLFDTEWNEAQFATESRLFNEPNSVEEIHFTPGAPFFLRGKVAVRF; encoded by the coding sequence ATGCTACAAAGCAGAATACTTTTAGTTCTGTTTTTATTTTCCATCTCAATTTTAAGTGCCCACGAAATAAGTGGTAGGGTTATTTCAAAAGAAAAGGGCTTGCCTATTCAGGGTGTTGGCGTTTATAATAAAACCAACGGAGCCTATACTTACACCAATATTTCTGGATATTTTGAGCTGGACGACGTGGCGTTAAATGATGAGATTTTTTTTTATAGCTTGGGTTACGAAAACACATCAATTGTAATAACGGAAATCGAGTTGTCAACAAAATTTATCGTTGCACTAAATGAAGCGCCAGCCTCTTTAGATCAGGTTTTGGTTGTATCGAAAGCTAATGTGCTGAGTACCTTTTTGAACGTCGATTTAAAAACAAATCCCGTAAAATCTTCACAAGAAATACTTCATAAAGTTCCGGGACTAATTATTGGTCAGCATGCGGGTGGTGGAAAAGCCGAGCAGATATTTTTGAGGGGCTTCGATATCGATCACGGTACCGATATAGCCATAAATGTTGATGGCATGCCCGTAAATATGGTATCACATGCCCATGGTCAAGGCTATTCAGATATGCACTTTATCATTCCAGAAACCATTGGCAATATTGATTTCGCCAAAGGAAGCTATTACGCTAATAAGGGTAATTTTAATACGGCTGGTTATGTGGATATTGGTACCAAAAAAACAATAAAAAACAATTTGATTGCGATTGAAGCAGGACAGTTCAATACCCTTAGAACATTGGCAATGACAAAGCTTTTTGAAGAAGAGTACAGTAGCGCTTATATGGCTTCAGAGTTGATGTTGTCCGACGGTGTTTTTGAGTCACCACAAAATTTCAATCGATTAAATATCATGGGGCGATATCACTTTAATAATCATCAAGATCAGGAATTTAATTTATCGGTATCCCATTTTCAAAGTAAATGGGATGCCTCGGGGCAAATTCCTGTTCGGGCTGTGGAGCAAGGTTTAATAGGCCGTTTTGGAGCCATAGACGATACTGAAGGTGGCAATACCAACCGTAGTAATGTTTGGATAAATCACACCAAACAATTGGATGCGCATTCTAAAATAAAAACCAATGCTTACATATCTAAATACGATTTTGAACTGTTTTCAAACTTTACCTTTTTCTTGGAAGATCCTGTAAACGGCGATCAAATACATCAAAAGGAAAATAGGACCATTATTGGCGCTTCGTCTGTTTACGACCATACAATCCATTTGAAAAACAATAATTCACATTTAAGATATGAATTAGGAACAGGATTTAGATACGACGATGTTAATGATGTGCAGCTTTCAAAAACTATAAATCGACAAACCATTTTAGAACGATTGGCCTTTGGGAATGTTGATGAGTTAAATGCCTTTGCCTTTGCTAACTTAAACTATAAAATAGGAAATTGGACGCTGAATCCGGGCGTAAGATTTGATTATTTTAAATTTGATTACGAAAATTTATTAACAGAAACCTACGACAATCAAAGTGAAAATAATATAAAAATAAGCCCCAAATTAAATGTGATTTATGCAGCTTCATCAAAATTACAGTTGTTTGCCAAAACGGGATTGGGGTACCATTCCAACGATACTAGGGTAGTGGTTGCCAATAAAGGGGAAGAAATATTACCAACTTCTTTTGGCTGCGATTTAGGGGTTATTTACAAGCCGCTAAACCGGTTGGTGTTTAATGCTGCCCTTTGGAACTTGTTTTTGCAACAGGAATTTGTTTATGTTGGCGATGCTGGAATTGTAGAGCCCAGTGGAAAAACGGAACGCTACGGTGTTGATTTTGGTATGCGCTACCAATTAAACGATTGGCTGTTTTTTAACACTGACCTCAATTATACTTATGCCAGAAGTAGTGAGGAACCCGATGGAGAAAACTATATACCTTTAGCGCCAGACTTAACTTCTTCAGGTGGGTTAAGCATTAAAAATTGGAAGAATTTATCTGGTGGAATAAATTATAGGTTTATTAAAGACCGACCTGCAAATGAAGATAATTCTATTATTGCCGAGGGGTATTTTGTGACCGATTTAAACCTGAATTACACACTTAATAATTGGACTTTTGGTGTAATAGTTGAAAACCTTTTTGATACCGAATGGAACGAAGCACAATTTGCTACGGAAAGCAGATTATTTAATGAGCCCAATTCTGTAGAAGAAATTCATTTTACCCCAGGGGCGCCTTTCTTTTTAAGAGGAAAAGTTGCAGTAAGGTTTTAA
- a CDS encoding phosphatase PAP2 family protein, producing the protein MKRLVFNVVVMCFCVLTSAQSTTFKKSTDSLSRWSLLKYDAKNTWQGVKHAFSQPAHWNGKDFKNLGILVFGTAALSSIDEPANQFFKRQDAKAPQLAKDFGWYFGSPQNFFMVNAGLYGVGLLTKSEPIRKTSVLIISSSVTTGLIQSILKNAVGRARPGADYGAFEFRPFSSEGAFHSFPSGHTALAATMSHAIAKQFKSNWAKIATYSLGSIIPLSRLTANAHWLTDTVFITVLSIMVVDSIDKFLNSTRAYATKKAPKKISWHLSVKPNQVGFVGTF; encoded by the coding sequence ATGAAAAGGCTAGTTTTTAATGTTGTTGTAATGTGCTTTTGTGTTTTGACCTCAGCACAAAGCACAACTTTTAAAAAGTCCACGGATAGCCTTTCTAGGTGGAGCCTTTTAAAATACGATGCAAAAAACACCTGGCAAGGCGTCAAACATGCTTTTAGTCAACCGGCACATTGGAACGGTAAAGATTTTAAAAACTTAGGCATTTTAGTTTTTGGAACAGCCGCACTATCGTCTATAGACGAACCGGCCAACCAGTTTTTTAAAAGGCAAGACGCCAAAGCACCTCAGTTAGCCAAAGATTTTGGTTGGTATTTTGGGAGTCCACAAAACTTTTTTATGGTTAATGCCGGATTATACGGCGTGGGCCTATTAACCAAAAGTGAGCCCATTAGGAAAACCAGTGTCCTCATTATTTCATCATCGGTAACCACTGGGTTAATACAAAGTATTCTTAAAAATGCGGTAGGACGCGCAAGACCTGGTGCTGATTATGGTGCTTTTGAATTTAGACCTTTTTCCAGCGAAGGCGCATTTCATTCGTTTCCTTCAGGGCATACTGCTTTAGCCGCAACCATGTCGCACGCCATAGCCAAACAATTTAAAAGCAATTGGGCTAAAATAGCAACCTATTCCTTAGGTTCTATTATTCCACTTTCAAGACTTACCGCCAACGCCCATTGGCTTACCGATACGGTATTTATTACAGTATTGAGCATTATGGTGGTAGACTCCATCGATAAGTTTTTAAATTCAACTCGCGCCTACGCCACTAAAAAGGCACCAAAGAAAATTTCATGGCATTTATCGGTTAAACCAAACCAAGTTGGGTTTGTTGGTACATTTTAA